One Dokdonia sp. Dokd-P16 genomic window carries:
- a CDS encoding START-like domain-containing protein, whose protein sequence is MSDKIKYEIEFVVRASPSLLYQYIATPSGMSEWFADNVNLRGDHYTFIWDGSEEKAKLLTKKNGDRIKFQWEADEGEEYYFELRLQVDEITKDVSIMVTDFAEEDEIDEGKMFWENQISELKQVIGSS, encoded by the coding sequence ATGAGCGATAAAATAAAATATGAGATTGAGTTTGTTGTAAGAGCTTCTCCTTCTTTATTATACCAATATATAGCTACTCCATCAGGAATGAGTGAGTGGTTTGCAGATAATGTAAATTTAAGAGGTGACCACTATACTTTTATTTGGGACGGAAGTGAGGAAAAAGCAAAGCTTCTTACTAAAAAGAACGGTGACCGTATAAAATTCCAGTGGGAGGCAGACGAGGGAGAGGAGTATTATTTTGAATTACGCCTTCAAGTAGACGAGATCACAAAAGATGTATCTATCATGGTAACAGATTTTGCAGAGGAAGATGAGATTGATGAGGGTAAAATGTTTTGGGAAAACCAAATTTCAGAGTTGAAACAAGTAATAGGCTCATCATAA
- a CDS encoding aminotransferase class IV, with protein MVNHNGTLFSPEDAQLNPFNRGLLYGDGLFETIKAVNGKLLFWEDHYFRLMASMRILRMEIPMEFTPEFLEEELLKTLTASGLIDQTARIRITVYRSGGGTYLPEERGVGYYAFAKAHPNPFYLLNEEPYEVELYKDHYINADLISTLKTTNKIVHVTGSIYAQENGYDNCLLVNNEKNIAEALQGNLFLVKGTHIKTPPLADGCLRGVIRKQLISIIGLMDEYTFEEASISPFELQKADELFITNTIMGIQPITKYRKKEFTIETAAALLKKLNVKVRLG; from the coding sequence ATGGTAAATCACAACGGAACATTATTCTCACCAGAGGATGCGCAACTCAATCCATTTAATAGAGGTCTGCTTTATGGCGATGGACTTTTCGAAACAATTAAAGCAGTAAATGGGAAGCTCCTTTTCTGGGAAGACCACTACTTTAGACTTATGGCTTCTATGCGTATACTTCGCATGGAAATCCCAATGGAGTTTACACCAGAATTTCTTGAGGAAGAACTCTTAAAGACATTGACGGCGTCAGGTTTAATTGATCAAACAGCTCGTATTCGTATTACAGTGTATAGATCTGGCGGTGGCACCTACTTGCCAGAGGAGCGCGGTGTGGGTTATTACGCTTTCGCGAAAGCGCACCCTAATCCTTTTTATCTCCTCAACGAAGAACCTTACGAGGTGGAGTTGTATAAAGATCATTATATAAATGCAGATTTAATATCTACACTTAAAACAACTAATAAGATTGTGCACGTTACAGGAAGTATCTATGCTCAAGAGAATGGATATGATAATTGTCTGCTTGTCAATAATGAGAAAAATATAGCCGAAGCATTGCAAGGTAATTTATTCCTTGTAAAAGGAACTCACATAAAAACGCCACCACTGGCTGATGGTTGCTTGCGTGGAGTTATAAGAAAACAACTCATTAGTATTATAGGGTTGATGGATGAATATACTTTTGAGGAAGCTTCTATATCACCGTTTGAGTTGCAAAAGGCAGATGAGCTTTTTATCACAAACACCATTATGGGAATACAGCCTATAACAAAATATAGAAAAAAGGAATTTACAATAGAGACTGCCGCAGCATTACTTAAAAAGCTTAATGTAAAAGTACGTCTAGGTTAA
- a CDS encoding YqgE/AlgH family protein, with amino-acid sequence MIAYPTKGHLLVAEPSILGDTSFTRSVILLADHNDEGSVGFILNKPLDVTLSDLIEGIEECEMPIYNGGPVEQENLYFIHTAPDLIEGSLEIASGIYWGGNFERALDLIMNKEICCEKIKFFLGYSGWESNQLNQEIIQNSWVILENDQHDELLKDNHTALWRDKIIEIGGDYALWSNAPENPQYN; translated from the coding sequence ATGATTGCATATCCTACAAAGGGACATTTATTAGTAGCCGAACCATCTATTCTAGGTGATACATCATTCACTAGGTCTGTAATACTTCTTGCAGATCATAATGATGAAGGCTCTGTAGGGTTTATTCTCAATAAACCGCTGGATGTCACACTATCAGATTTAATTGAAGGAATAGAAGAATGTGAGATGCCTATATATAATGGCGGTCCTGTAGAACAAGAGAATCTCTATTTCATACACACTGCTCCAGACCTCATAGAAGGCAGCCTAGAGATAGCATCAGGTATTTACTGGGGTGGTAATTTTGAGAGAGCGCTAGACCTAATCATGAATAAAGAGATATGCTGTGAGAAAATTAAATTTTTTCTAGGCTATAGCGGCTGGGAGAGCAACCAGCTCAACCAAGAGATTATTCAAAACAGCTGGGTTATTCTTGAAAATGATCAACACGACGAGCTACTCAAAGATAATCACACAGCCCTATGGAGAGATAAAATTATTGAGATAGGCGGTGATTATGCCTTATGGTCTAATGCTCCAGAAAATCCTCAATATAATTAA
- the menC gene encoding o-succinylbenzoate synthase, which yields MKAHYKKHILEFKRPSGTSRGVLRTKETWYIIIQDAGKTGIGECGILRGLSYDDVPDYEQKLQWVCAHISKGLQVLWDELMEYPSIQAGVEMAFLSLASSDPFVLFPSSFTKGTSAIDINGLVWMGDEEFMRTQVAEKLEQGFDCIKMKIGAIDFKDEMAILSSIRKNYNKEQLTLRVDANGGFAFAKAKEVLAQLAELDIHSIEQPIATKQWEEMASLCASTPTPIALDEELIGLTDLASKRELLETIKPQYIILKPSFIGGFKGSQEWIDVADSLGIAWWVTSALESNVGLNAIAQWTYKIEAKGPQGLGTGSLFTNNIPSPLEVVNGTLRTDNNKHWDFKL from the coding sequence TTGAAAGCACATTATAAAAAACATATATTAGAGTTTAAGAGGCCTAGTGGTACTTCTAGAGGTGTCTTGCGCACTAAAGAGACATGGTATATCATTATTCAAGATGCTGGTAAAACGGGCATAGGTGAATGTGGTATTCTTAGGGGACTTAGTTATGATGATGTGCCAGACTATGAGCAAAAATTGCAGTGGGTATGCGCTCACATTTCAAAAGGGCTTCAGGTGCTTTGGGATGAGCTAATGGAATATCCAAGTATACAGGCAGGTGTCGAGATGGCATTTTTATCGCTTGCATCTAGCGATCCCTTTGTTCTATTTCCATCTTCTTTTACAAAAGGAACATCTGCTATAGATATTAACGGACTGGTGTGGATGGGTGATGAGGAATTTATGAGAACCCAAGTAGCCGAGAAACTTGAGCAAGGTTTTGATTGTATAAAAATGAAAATAGGTGCTATTGACTTTAAAGACGAAATGGCGATTCTTTCCTCTATAAGAAAGAATTACAACAAAGAGCAACTCACCTTGCGGGTAGATGCAAATGGTGGTTTTGCTTTCGCGAAAGCTAAAGAAGTCCTAGCTCAACTAGCCGAACTAGATATTCACTCGATAGAACAACCCATTGCTACAAAACAGTGGGAGGAAATGGCATCATTATGTGCCAGTACACCTACACCAATTGCGCTAGATGAAGAACTTATAGGATTGACGGATCTCGCTTCAAAACGTGAGCTACTAGAAACTATAAAACCGCAATATATTATTTTAAAGCCTAGTTTTATAGGAGGTTTTAAAGGAAGCCAAGAGTGGATTGACGTAGCAGATTCATTAGGAATCGCATGGTGGGTTACCTCTGCATTAGAAAGTAATGTTGGTCTTAATGCTATCGCACAATGGACGTATAAAATAGAAGCAAAAGGACCTCAAGGACTAGGTACGGGGAGCCTTTTTACAAATAACATACCTTCGCCACTAGAAGTAGTGAATGGAACTTTAAGAACGGATAATAATAAGCACTGGGATTTTAAATTATAA
- a CDS encoding CPBP family intramembrane glutamic endopeptidase has product MYIEQAYKSLHEGWRYIIGFLIIFILGWQILGLIPLMVGSWMRAGDINIFLEAGEANFFPLFEGESNLYLILALCTFLGGLLGLVVVVKYIHKQLFTKLVTARKKIDWSRFFFAFAIWGVFSVVSTLVAYYFAPEDLVWNFNLMPFLGLLAITLILLPLQTSFEEFLFRGYLMQGIGVAAGNKLVPLIITSLIFGLMHALNPEIEKLGYSILSVYIGLGFFLGIITLMDDGMELALGFHAANNMFIALLVTSDWSALQTNSIFRDVAEPSAIGQIVPIFIILPILMFIFARKYKWSNWKEKLTGSVKPPAAA; this is encoded by the coding sequence ATGTATATAGAGCAGGCGTACAAGAGTTTACATGAAGGATGGAGATATATAATAGGTTTCTTGATTATATTTATTTTAGGCTGGCAAATTTTAGGACTAATTCCCTTAATGGTAGGCTCATGGATGAGGGCTGGTGATATAAATATTTTTCTAGAAGCAGGAGAAGCAAATTTCTTTCCGCTTTTTGAGGGAGAAAGTAATCTCTATTTAATACTTGCACTTTGTACTTTTTTAGGAGGTTTACTTGGTCTCGTTGTTGTGGTGAAATATATCCACAAACAGCTATTTACGAAGTTAGTAACCGCTAGAAAAAAAATAGATTGGTCTCGTTTTTTCTTTGCCTTTGCTATTTGGGGTGTTTTTTCTGTAGTATCCACACTAGTAGCATACTATTTTGCTCCAGAAGACCTTGTGTGGAATTTTAATCTCATGCCTTTTCTCGGGCTTCTAGCCATCACATTAATTTTATTGCCCTTACAAACTTCTTTTGAGGAATTTCTTTTTAGAGGATATTTAATGCAGGGAATAGGAGTCGCTGCTGGTAATAAGCTTGTACCTCTTATTATTACATCACTCATTTTTGGACTCATGCACGCGCTTAATCCTGAAATAGAGAAGCTAGGATATAGCATACTATCGGTCTATATAGGTTTAGGTTTCTTTCTAGGGATTATAACGCTTATGGATGATGGAATGGAACTTGCTCTAGGGTTTCATGCGGCAAATAATATGTTTATTGCACTGCTCGTAACTTCAGACTGGAGTGCTTTACAAACTAATTCTATCTTTAGAGATGTTGCAGAGCCATCGGCTATAGGACAGATTGTTCCTATCTTTATAATACTGCCTATTCTCATGTTTATTTTTGCTAGAAAATATAAATGGTCCAATTGGAAAGAGAAACTCACAGGAAGTGTAAAGCCCCCTGCTGCCGCTTAA
- a CDS encoding AMP-binding protein produces MTELAEKYTRLHPKFKLNGASFTIASLKEQAHTFIKEGEPYEESVGEFIIEWLDAKKYVTVRTSGSTGTPKLIKIKKEHMINSAKATAKHFDVFEKTTALLCLPAHYIAGKMMLVRAMTLGWRIDMAQPKSNPLDAVYRTYDFCAMTPFQLDNSLSRLHLLSKLIVGGGAISPALSLRLQGLKTKVYETYGMTETVTHIAARRVNPKKNKVGIIPFKVLDKVTVDTDSRDCLVIKAPKVSTDPVITNDLVELITYKKFIWLGRIDNVINSGGVKLFPEQIEAKLAPFIHVPYFVAGVPDELLGEQLTLFVEQEEPLFIKEHITDISAFGSFELPKLAVSLTSFQRTATGKIQRGQTLKEYLNSL; encoded by the coding sequence ATGACGGAGCTTGCTGAAAAATATACGCGCTTACACCCTAAATTTAAACTTAACGGTGCTTCATTTACCATTGCTTCATTAAAGGAGCAAGCGCATACCTTTATTAAAGAAGGAGAACCTTATGAGGAATCTGTAGGTGAGTTTATTATAGAGTGGCTAGATGCTAAGAAGTATGTGACGGTACGTACCTCTGGATCTACGGGAACACCTAAGCTTATTAAGATAAAGAAGGAACATATGATCAATAGTGCAAAAGCAACTGCAAAGCACTTTGATGTATTTGAAAAAACAACAGCATTGCTTTGTCTTCCTGCGCATTACATTGCTGGGAAAATGATGCTTGTAAGAGCCATGACATTGGGATGGCGTATTGATATGGCGCAGCCAAAATCCAATCCGCTGGATGCTGTTTACAGAACGTATGACTTTTGTGCAATGACGCCTTTTCAGCTTGATAATTCGTTATCGCGATTACACTTACTTTCTAAACTCATTGTAGGAGGAGGAGCAATATCACCAGCACTTTCATTAAGATTACAAGGACTTAAAACTAAGGTTTATGAAACCTATGGAATGACAGAAACTGTCACTCACATTGCAGCGAGAAGAGTAAACCCTAAAAAAAACAAAGTAGGAATTATCCCTTTTAAAGTACTGGATAAAGTTACAGTGGATACAGATAGCAGGGACTGTCTTGTAATAAAAGCTCCTAAGGTGAGCACGGATCCCGTGATTACAAATGATCTTGTAGAGCTCATAACATATAAGAAATTCATCTGGCTAGGTCGCATTGATAATGTAATAAATAGTGGTGGAGTAAAGTTATTTCCAGAACAGATAGAGGCAAAGTTGGCGCCATTTATTCATGTTCCATATTTTGTAGCCGGAGTTCCAGATGAACTGCTTGGCGAGCAATTAACGTTATTTGTAGAGCAAGAAGAACCTCTTTTTATAAAGGAACATATTACAGATATATCAGCTTTTGGGTCTTTTGAGCTACCTAAACTTGCGGTATCATTAACTTCCTTTCAGCGTACAGCGACAGGTAAAATACAGCGAGGACAAACCTTAAAAGAGTATTTAAATAGTTTATAG
- a CDS encoding M24 family metallopeptidase — protein MKTLLLLLLLPFACINGQILTERDRADVIDEVLADRFNNLLPTLMDRTDIDMWVVISREYNEDPVIKTMLPSTWLNARRRTILVFYRNKEENTIEKLAVARYNVGKNIISAWDKEKQPDQWARLLEIIEERNPAKIGLNYSDDFGLADGIVKTDYEAFISKLSPAQQAKVVSAQDLAVGWLETRTALEMKYFEQLVDVTHDIIKDAFSYKVIVPGVTTTDDVVWYLRQLVTDMGLETWFHPTVDIQRSEEKLESHIVSFSNRPEGKVIQKGDLLHCDFGITYLRLNTDCQQHAYVLKDGEKELPAFLSKAFADGNRVQDVLASNFKTGKTGNEILLKSLKEAKAEGLVPSIYTHPLGLYGHAAGPTIGMWDSQGGVPGTGDYKLYENTAYAIELNTTVTIPEWNKDIRIMLEEAGFWGEDGFRYVSGRQEEILIVK, from the coding sequence ATGAAAACATTACTATTACTTTTACTACTTCCGTTTGCATGCATTAACGGTCAGATCTTAACAGAACGCGATAGAGCAGACGTAATCGATGAGGTCTTGGCAGATAGATTTAATAATTTACTACCTACATTAATGGATCGCACAGATATAGATATGTGGGTTGTGATATCTAGAGAGTACAACGAAGACCCAGTTATAAAAACCATGCTTCCTTCTACGTGGCTTAATGCGAGAAGGAGAACTATATTAGTTTTTTATAGGAATAAAGAAGAAAATACGATTGAAAAGCTAGCAGTTGCTAGATATAACGTAGGAAAGAATATCATCTCTGCGTGGGATAAAGAAAAACAACCAGATCAATGGGCACGTCTTTTAGAGATTATAGAGGAGCGAAATCCTGCGAAAATTGGTCTTAATTATTCTGATGATTTTGGACTTGCAGATGGGATTGTAAAAACAGATTATGAGGCTTTTATATCAAAACTATCACCTGCTCAACAAGCAAAAGTAGTCTCAGCACAAGATCTTGCAGTGGGATGGCTAGAAACACGCACGGCACTTGAAATGAAATATTTTGAACAGCTAGTAGATGTAACGCATGATATTATTAAGGATGCCTTTAGCTATAAAGTGATTGTCCCGGGTGTTACAACTACAGATGATGTGGTGTGGTATTTACGCCAGCTAGTTACAGATATGGGATTAGAAACATGGTTTCACCCTACGGTTGATATTCAACGATCTGAAGAAAAGCTAGAAAGTCATATTGTTTCATTTTCAAACAGGCCAGAAGGTAAAGTAATTCAAAAGGGGGACTTATTACACTGTGATTTTGGAATTACTTACTTACGTCTCAATACAGATTGCCAGCAACACGCATATGTTTTAAAGGATGGCGAGAAAGAACTGCCAGCATTCTTGAGTAAAGCATTTGCAGATGGTAATCGCGTGCAAGATGTGCTTGCTTCAAATTTTAAGACAGGTAAAACAGGAAATGAAATTCTTTTAAAATCATTAAAAGAGGCTAAGGCAGAAGGTCTTGTGCCTTCTATCTATACGCACCCACTTGGTTTATACGGTCATGCCGCTGGCCCTACGATTGGGATGTGGGATTCTCAAGGTGGTGTGCCAGGAACAGGAGACTACAAGCTTTATGAGAACACAGCATACGCTATCGAACTCAATACTACCGTAACCATTCCAGAGTGGAATAAGGACATTAGAATTATGCTTGAGGAAGCAGGATTTTGGGGTGAAGATGGCTTTAGATATGTTTCAGGAAGGCAAGAAGAAATACTTATTGTTAAGTAA
- the xerD gene encoding site-specific tyrosine recombinase XerD, with the protein MKWETGISNYKSYLRIERGLSENTIDNYARDLKKLTRHLEQLDSAPDPITISKDDIQDFIYTIAKEVQARSQARIISGLKGFFNYLIFEDYRKDNPLDLIESPRLGRKLPDTLAEEEIDALITAIDLSTPQGERNRAMLETLYSCGLRVTELISLKLSDLYFEEGFINVIGKGDKQRFVPISEHTQKYIDIYRNEIRTHIDVKPEYVDILFLNRRGRQLTRAMIFTIIKDLAVKAGIKKSISPHTFRHSFATHLLQNGADLRSIQQMLGHESITTTEIYMHVDRSDLARVMEQYHPRKDS; encoded by the coding sequence GTGAAATGGGAAACAGGCATATCAAACTACAAAAGTTACTTACGTATAGAACGTGGTCTCTCTGAGAACACTATAGACAACTATGCTCGCGACTTAAAAAAACTAACGCGTCATCTGGAGCAATTAGATAGTGCCCCAGACCCTATTACTATATCTAAAGATGACATTCAAGATTTTATATATACCATAGCAAAGGAAGTACAAGCCAGATCACAGGCTCGTATTATCTCTGGGCTTAAAGGCTTTTTTAATTATCTGATATTTGAAGATTATAGAAAAGATAATCCATTAGATCTTATAGAATCTCCTAGATTAGGTCGTAAACTTCCAGACACACTAGCTGAAGAGGAAATAGACGCTCTTATCACTGCCATTGACCTCTCTACTCCTCAGGGAGAACGCAATCGCGCTATGCTAGAGACACTCTATTCTTGCGGTCTGCGTGTAACAGAATTAATAAGCCTAAAACTTTCTGACTTATATTTTGAAGAGGGATTTATAAATGTGATAGGTAAGGGAGACAAACAGCGCTTTGTCCCTATAAGTGAGCATACTCAGAAGTACATCGACATTTACCGCAATGAAATACGAACGCATATAGACGTCAAACCAGAGTATGTAGATATTTTATTTTTAAATAGAAGAGGTCGCCAACTCACACGCGCGATGATTTTTACAATCATAAAAGATCTCGCTGTAAAAGCTGGAATTAAGAAAAGTATTAGTCCGCATACGTTTCGTCACAGCTTTGCCACACACCTTTTACAAAATGGCGCCGATTTGAGAAGTATCCAGCAAATGCTAGGCCACGAGAGCATTACAACTACCGAAATCTATATGCACGTAGATCGCAGTGATCTCGCTCGCGTGATGGAGCAATATCACCCTAGAAAGGACTCTTAG
- a CDS encoding porin family protein — protein sequence MKKIVVVAIAALFGTVAVQAQDEVSFGAKGGVNFATVGGDDFDDPDARTSFHFGGFVEVPITEKFSIQPEVYYSGQGYDIQSVNNGDDVEFQLDYINVPVLAKYYFVDGFYGEVGPQIGFNVNSEIDSNPDGNSGDINFNNDAINTIDFAVVGGLGYKLNNGLFFNARYNLGLSDVFSSEDLGGFDLDARNRVFMLGAGFAF from the coding sequence ATGAAAAAAATAGTAGTAGTAGCAATCGCAGCTTTATTTGGAACTGTAGCAGTTCAAGCACAAGATGAGGTGTCTTTTGGAGCAAAAGGAGGAGTTAACTTTGCAACCGTAGGAGGAGACGATTTTGATGATCCAGATGCGAGAACAAGCTTCCATTTTGGAGGATTTGTAGAAGTGCCTATCACAGAGAAATTCTCAATACAGCCAGAGGTTTATTATTCGGGGCAAGGGTATGACATTCAGAGTGTTAATAACGGAGATGATGTCGAGTTTCAGCTAGATTATATTAACGTGCCAGTACTTGCAAAATATTACTTTGTAGATGGGTTTTATGGAGAAGTAGGGCCGCAAATAGGATTTAATGTAAATAGCGAGATTGATTCTAATCCTGATGGAAATTCTGGAGATATCAATTTTAATAACGACGCTATAAACACGATAGACTTTGCTGTTGTAGGTGGACTAGGATATAAACTTAACAATGGTTTATTCTTTAACGCGCGTTATAACTTAGGACTTTCTGACGTTTTTAGTAGTGAAGACCTGGGAGGTTTTGACCTTGATGCTCGTAATAGAGTATTTATGTTAGGAGCTGGATTTGCATTTTAA
- the aroQ gene encoding type II 3-dehydroquinate dehydratase, translated as MKLLIINGPNLNMLGKREPEIYGTETFEDYFTKLQFAYKDTELSYFQSNIEGELISKLHEANDTFDGVILNGAAYSHTSVGLGDAVASISTPVIEVHISNTFAREEFRHHSYLSKYVKGVIVGFGLKSYNLAIENFLMKD; from the coding sequence ATGAAATTACTTATAATAAATGGCCCGAATTTAAATATGCTAGGTAAGCGTGAACCAGAAATTTACGGGACTGAAACATTTGAGGATTACTTTACAAAACTTCAGTTTGCATATAAAGATACAGAGCTTAGCTATTTTCAAAGTAATATAGAAGGAGAGCTCATTTCAAAATTGCACGAAGCAAACGATACCTTTGACGGAGTGATTTTAAACGGAGCAGCTTATTCACATACCTCTGTAGGACTAGGAGACGCTGTAGCTTCCATCAGTACGCCAGTTATAGAAGTCCATATTTCCAATACATTTGCGAGAGAAGAGTTTAGACATCATTCGTACCTTTCTAAATATGTAAAAGGTGTAATAGTAGGCTTTGGTTTAAAAAGTTATAATCTTGCTATTGAGAATTTCTTGATGAAGGATTAA
- a CDS encoding ectonucleotide pyrophosphatase/phosphodiesterase: MMKHLGLFKLLYLLVISFILVSCGPALNANRFAPLTTVNTAESIEKPYVILISLDGFRHDYVRTYNPPHLSSFINEGSQAASLIPSFPTKTFPNHYTIATGMYPDHHGLLANSYYDYKKKKTYSIGNRETVTDGSFYKGTPLWVNANSTGMVTASYFFVGTEADIQGVHPTYYYNYDGKVTNQERVDQAIKWLDMPEETRPHLITLYFSDMDDTGRRYGPNNKEKIKEALLKLDSTLGDLFDRVDSTGLPVNIVIVSDHGMAEQSIEKLITTDTLVNDALYNLIDNGVILNIHPHNSEETNNIFNQLKKLENKFTVYKTKDAPHFEYVPKIRTGDPYK, from the coding sequence ATGATGAAACATCTTGGTCTCTTTAAATTATTATATCTCCTTGTAATTTCCTTCATATTAGTGTCGTGCGGGCCTGCTTTAAATGCAAATCGTTTTGCACCACTTACCACAGTAAACACTGCTGAGTCTATAGAGAAACCATATGTTATATTAATATCTCTCGATGGTTTTAGACACGATTATGTACGTACCTACAATCCCCCTCATCTAAGTTCATTTATTAACGAAGGATCTCAAGCCGCTTCATTAATACCGTCTTTCCCCACAAAAACATTCCCTAACCATTACACGATTGCAACAGGAATGTATCCTGATCATCATGGTCTGCTTGCAAACTCATATTACGATTATAAAAAGAAAAAAACGTACAGTATAGGTAATCGTGAGACTGTAACAGACGGATCCTTCTACAAAGGCACTCCCTTATGGGTAAACGCAAATAGTACAGGGATGGTAACAGCTAGTTACTTTTTTGTTGGCACAGAAGCAGATATTCAAGGTGTACACCCTACTTACTATTATAATTACGATGGAAAAGTAACCAATCAAGAACGCGTAGATCAAGCTATAAAATGGCTAGATATGCCCGAAGAGACAAGACCACATCTCATTACTCTATATTTTTCTGATATGGATGATACTGGACGTCGTTACGGCCCTAACAATAAAGAGAAAATTAAAGAGGCACTATTAAAACTAGATAGCACGTTAGGAGATTTATTTGACCGCGTTGACAGCACAGGTTTACCTGTAAATATTGTCATTGTATCAGACCATGGTATGGCAGAGCAATCTATTGAAAAACTTATTACCACAGATACATTAGTAAATGATGCTCTTTACAACCTGATCGACAATGGTGTCATTCTCAATATACATCCTCATAATAGTGAGGAGACTAACAACATTTTCAACCAATTAAAGAAACTAGAAAACAAATTCACGGTTTATAAAACCAAAGACGCACCACATTTTGAATATGTTCCAAAAATAAGAACTGGGGACCCATACAAGTAA
- the lpdA gene encoding dihydrolipoyl dehydrogenase: MSKYDVIVLGSGPGGYVTAIRASQLGLKTAVIEKESLGGVCLNWGCIPTKALLKSAQVFEYLNHAEDYGLKATGVEKDFTAVVKRSRGVAEGMSKGVQFLMKKNKIDVINGYGKIKPGKKVEVDGKEYSANHIIIATGARSRELPNLKQDGETVIGYRKAMTLEKQPKSMIVVGSGAIGVEFASFYNTMGTDVTIVEYLPNVVPVEDEDVSKQFERSMKKAGIKVMTNSSVEKVEKTKTGVKATVKTKKGEEILEADIVLSAVGIKTNIENIGLEDVGIVTDKDKIIVNDFYQTNMPGYYAIGDVTPGPALAHVASAEGITCVEKIAGMNVEKIDYGNIPGCTYATPEIASVGMTEKQAKEAGYELKVGKFPFSASGKASASGAKDGFVKVIFDAKYGEWLGCHMIGAGVTDMIAEAVLGRKLETTGHEVLKTIHPHPTMSEAVMEAVADAYGEVIHL, encoded by the coding sequence ATGAGCAAATATGATGTAATCGTTTTAGGAAGTGGTCCAGGCGGATATGTAACAGCAATACGCGCAAGCCAGTTAGGCTTAAAAACTGCGGTTATTGAAAAAGAAAGCCTAGGAGGTGTGTGTTTGAACTGGGGTTGTATCCCTACAAAAGCCCTTCTTAAAAGTGCTCAAGTATTTGAATACTTAAATCACGCAGAAGACTATGGTCTTAAAGCAACAGGAGTAGAAAAAGACTTTACTGCAGTTGTAAAGCGTAGCCGTGGTGTTGCTGAAGGAATGAGCAAAGGTGTTCAATTCCTAATGAAGAAAAATAAAATAGACGTTATAAACGGCTACGGAAAAATCAAGCCTGGTAAAAAGGTAGAGGTAGACGGTAAAGAATATAGCGCAAACCATATTATTATTGCAACGGGTGCTCGCTCACGTGAGCTACCTAATCTTAAGCAAGACGGTGAGACAGTAATAGGATACCGTAAAGCGATGACACTTGAAAAGCAACCTAAATCTATGATTGTAGTAGGATCTGGAGCAATAGGTGTTGAGTTTGCTAGTTTTTATAACACAATGGGTACAGATGTAACTATTGTAGAGTACTTACCAAACGTTGTCCCTGTAGAGGATGAAGATGTATCAAAGCAATTTGAGCGTTCTATGAAGAAGGCTGGAATTAAGGTAATGACAAACTCTTCTGTAGAAAAGGTAGAAAAAACAAAAACTGGTGTAAAAGCTACGGTAAAAACTAAAAAAGGAGAAGAAATCCTTGAAGCAGATATCGTACTAAGTGCAGTAGGAATCAAAACTAATATTGAAAACATAGGCCTTGAGGATGTAGGTATCGTTACAGATAAAGATAAAATTATCGTTAATGATTTTTACCAAACTAACATGCCAGGTTACTATGCAATAGGAGATGTAACTCCTGGTCCTGCACTTGCTCACGTAGCATCTGCAGAAGGAATTACTTGTGTAGAGAAAATTGCGGGTATGAACGTAGAAAAAATAGACTACGGCAACATCCCTGGATGTACCTATGCAACTCCAGAGATTGCATCTGTAGGAATGACAGAAAAGCAAGCAAAAGAAGCTGGATATGAATTAAAAGTGGGTAAATTCCCTTTTTCTGCATCTGGTAAAGCAAGTGCTTCTGGAGCAAAAGATGGTTTTGTAAAAGTAATCTTTGATGCAAAATACGGTGAGTGGCTAGGTTGTCACATGATAGGTGCAGGAGTTACAGATATGATTGCAGAAGCAGTTCTAGGACGTAAACTAGAAACTACAGGTCACGAAGTATTAAAAACCATCCACCCACACCCTACAATGAGTGAGGCTGTAATGGAAGCAGTGGCAGATGCTTATGGAGAAGTAATTCACTTATAA